One genomic window of bacterium includes the following:
- a CDS encoding b(o/a)3-type cytochrome-c oxidase subunit 1 — protein sequence MVNPETTKTDSFAENRLTGAYLIVSMIALLGGVVTGLFQALNYGGHDFYPALQPVIRSYYHGLSIHGVLNVLVWTTFFICGFLWFITARALDAPPVRLAFGWFTFWFMTGGLILAAIPLVLNEATVLFTFYPPMKAHWAFYIGLTLVVIGTWLVTVHLALCVREWKRRNPGSRTPLPAFMSLITFVMWTIASLGIAAEMIFMMIPWSLGLVQGTNPLMARTLFWFTGHPIVYFWLLPAYVSWYTIVPKQAGGRLFSDPMARASFLLFLMLSIPVGFHHQFTDPGIQEGWKFFHAFLTFGVFFPSLLTFFNVVASLESGARARGGKGYLAWFLRLPWGDPSLAAQVLSMLIFVFGGIGGLINASVSMNLLVHNTAWVVGHFHLTVGGAVTLSFMGITYWLVPMISGRRLWSRGLALAQAWLWFGGMIIFSNALHRLGMMGMPRRTMIGAVPYMQPEWKPVLPLVGIGGTILFISALLYFLNLALTIWLSRAPSTEKLEFAESLSGPEDAPAIMARLTPWVAATVVLIALAYGPTLLRLATTTPFNIQAFRVW from the coding sequence ATGGTGAATCCGGAAACGACGAAAACCGATTCCTTCGCTGAAAACCGCCTGACGGGCGCCTACCTCATCGTCTCGATGATCGCCCTCCTCGGCGGCGTCGTCACCGGTCTCTTTCAGGCGCTCAATTACGGCGGCCATGATTTCTACCCCGCCCTCCAGCCCGTGATCCGCTCCTACTACCACGGCCTCAGCATTCACGGCGTATTGAACGTTCTCGTCTGGACAACGTTTTTCATATGCGGATTCCTGTGGTTCATCACCGCCCGCGCGCTTGATGCTCCGCCCGTCCGCCTCGCCTTCGGGTGGTTCACCTTCTGGTTCATGACCGGCGGCCTCATCCTCGCGGCGATCCCTCTCGTTCTCAATGAGGCAACCGTCCTCTTCACGTTCTATCCGCCGATGAAGGCGCACTGGGCCTTCTATATCGGCCTCACGCTGGTCGTGATCGGAACCTGGCTGGTCACCGTTCACCTTGCGCTCTGCGTGCGCGAGTGGAAGCGCCGCAACCCCGGCTCGCGCACCCCGCTTCCGGCCTTCATGTCCCTGATCACATTCGTCATGTGGACCATCGCCTCCCTCGGCATCGCCGCCGAGATGATTTTCATGATGATCCCCTGGTCGCTGGGGCTGGTGCAGGGGACCAACCCGCTGATGGCGCGAACGCTGTTCTGGTTCACCGGCCATCCCATCGTCTATTTCTGGCTCCTTCCCGCCTATGTTTCCTGGTACACCATCGTCCCGAAGCAGGCGGGCGGGCGCCTGTTCAGCGATCCCATGGCGCGGGCCAGCTTTCTCCTGTTCTTGATGCTCTCGATACCGGTGGGCTTCCACCACCAGTTCACCGACCCAGGCATCCAAGAGGGCTGGAAGTTTTTTCACGCCTTCCTCACGTTCGGGGTCTTTTTCCCGAGCCTGCTGACCTTTTTCAACGTGGTGGCCTCGCTGGAAAGCGGCGCAAGGGCGCGCGGCGGAAAGGGGTATCTCGCCTGGTTTCTCCGCCTCCCCTGGGGAGACCCCTCGCTCGCGGCCCAAGTGCTCTCCATGCTCATCTTCGTCTTCGGGGGAATCGGCGGACTCATCAACGCCTCGGTCTCCATGAACCTTCTCGTCCACAACACCGCCTGGGTTGTCGGACATTTTCACCTGACGGTCGGCGGCGCCGTCACGCTTTCCTTCATGGGGATCACCTACTGGCTGGTGCCGATGATCAGCGGGCGGCGGCTCTGGAGCAGAGGGCTGGCACTCGCCCAGGCCTGGCTCTGGTTCGGCGGGATGATCATCTTCTCGAACGCGCTCCACCGCCTGGGAATGATGGGGATGCCGCGGCGGACGATGATCGGCGCCGTTCCCTACATGCAGCCAGAATGGAAACCTGTTCTCCCGCTGGTGGGAATCGGGGGGACGATTCTGTTCATCAGCGCGCTTCTTTACTTCTTGAACCTTGCCTTGACGATCTGGCTCTCCCGGGCGCCTTCAACGGAAAAACTGGAATTCGCCGAATCACTCTCCGGCCCCGAGGACGCGCCGGCGATCATGGCCCGGCTCACCCCATGGGTGGCCGCCACCGTGGTGCTCATCGCGCTCGCCTACGGGCCCACTCTTCTCCGCCTGGCCACGACTACCCCGTTCAACATTCAGGCCTTCCGGGTGTGGTAA
- a CDS encoding ethylbenzene dehydrogenase-related protein: protein MKFKDILMAGTLILGILGFAATAVAAKLVLDPQLVSRGKAVYGRECAICHGISGKGDGEAAYLLFPGPRDFTSKIYKFRSTFQGEPPKRSDIVRTLKLGLPGSTMPSFISIPDNDLQAVAEYVLSFSGFEERAEELPKLPAKVPPVSKAWLVKGKAAYLKYGCNKCHGDKGDGKGESAPTLRDHKGRPILPNDYTRGVFKGGGDPVSIMMRVMTGIEGTPMPSHGDILEKQEDLIALAHYVRRFSKGRDFWQPGTGVIPAHKMQGKVPVKANDRRWARAVPVSIPMMQLHNDGRPPLEVEVRVIHDETNISIRLEWADSTPDRTILTTKSFGDAAAIQFSLREKSPPLFVMGSADNLVNIWYWNAAMGRRHVGVEAKYKGMAVDDYPLTGRVYPRKEMGHAKIASTAATRAPFISAWAAGNPTSSPRLARPVMDLNAIGFGTLQPQGPEGQNLKSSESWLRGGKWRVVFTRTLESGEKNDVQLLPGTIHPIAFAVWDGSRGDRNGQKSVTTWYNLRIE from the coding sequence ATGAAATTTAAAGACATTCTCATGGCGGGGACTTTGATCCTCGGAATTCTGGGTTTTGCCGCGACGGCCGTTGCCGCGAAGCTTGTGCTCGACCCGCAACTCGTCTCCCGCGGGAAAGCGGTGTATGGGCGCGAATGTGCGATCTGCCACGGAATTTCGGGCAAGGGGGACGGCGAGGCGGCATATCTTCTCTTCCCGGGGCCCCGGGATTTTACGTCGAAGATTTATAAATTCCGAAGCACGTTCCAGGGAGAACCACCCAAGCGTTCGGATATCGTTCGCACCCTCAAGCTGGGGCTTCCGGGCTCAACCATGCCGAGTTTTATTTCCATACCCGACAACGATTTGCAGGCGGTGGCCGAATATGTCCTGTCGTTCTCTGGTTTTGAGGAGAGGGCCGAGGAGCTTCCCAAACTGCCGGCCAAGGTCCCGCCCGTGTCGAAGGCGTGGCTCGTGAAGGGAAAGGCGGCCTACCTGAAATACGGATGCAACAAATGTCATGGTGACAAGGGAGACGGCAAGGGGGAAAGTGCTCCGACGCTGCGGGACCACAAGGGGCGGCCGATCCTGCCCAACGACTACACGCGCGGCGTCTTCAAGGGAGGCGGCGACCCCGTATCCATCATGATGCGCGTCATGACGGGCATCGAGGGGACTCCGATGCCTTCTCATGGCGACATTCTGGAGAAGCAGGAGGATCTGATAGCGCTCGCCCATTATGTGCGCCGTTTTTCAAAGGGACGCGATTTTTGGCAGCCCGGGACAGGTGTTATTCCTGCCCACAAGATGCAGGGCAAAGTTCCGGTCAAGGCAAATGACAGGCGATGGGCCCGGGCCGTTCCCGTTTCAATTCCGATGATGCAGCTTCACAACGACGGGCGCCCGCCTCTCGAAGTGGAGGTGCGGGTCATTCACGATGAGACGAACATTTCTATTCGCCTCGAATGGGCCGATTCGACGCCCGACAGGACAATCCTCACAACCAAGTCTTTTGGGGATGCCGCGGCGATCCAATTTTCGCTTCGCGAGAAGTCTCCGCCTCTTTTCGTCATGGGGTCCGCCGACAACCTGGTGAACATCTGGTACTGGAACGCGGCGATGGGCCGCCGGCATGTGGGTGTTGAAGCGAAATACAAGGGCATGGCGGTGGACGATTATCCGTTGACAGGCCGTGTTTACCCGCGGAAAGAGATGGGTCATGCGAAAATCGCCTCCACCGCCGCGACGCGCGCGCCTTTCATCTCGGCATGGGCGGCCGGGAATCCCACTTCTTCTCCCCGCCTTGCCCGTCCTGTGATGGATCTCAACGCCATCGGGTTCGGCACCCTCCAGCCGCAAGGGCCGGAGGGGCAAAATCTGAAGAGTTCGGAAAGTTGGCTGAGGGGAGGCAAGTGGCGGGTTGTTTTCACCCGGACGCTTGAGAGTGGAGAGAAAAACGATGTTCAGCTTCTGCCCGGGACAATTCATCCGATTGCCTTTGCGGTCTGGGACGGCAGCCGAGGGGATCGGAACGGCCAGAAGTCGGTGACAACCTGGTACAACCTCCGTATCGAATAG